Proteins encoded within one genomic window of Haloimpatiens massiliensis:
- a CDS encoding DUF1836 domain-containing protein: protein MEDINELARDVSINNIVPYDDLPQYDLFLSQVIDYLNDRFENEKYTKNIVQNYIKSEIISKPEDGKKRGYTKLHLAQLVLLSYMRPILTTDEISKVFRLAFNEINDRSDDIISWERAYKIFSKIQEESFSDFLSKDYFKEEEFNEIISELKLKNTDEERILVFLVVMTLIAQASAIKKLVQKIVDVYKEEQSENQE, encoded by the coding sequence ATGTATCCATAAACAATATAGTACCGTATGATGACCTACCACAGTATGATTTATTTTTGTCACAAGTAATAGATTATTTGAATGATAGATTTGAAAATGAAAAATATACAAAAAATATTGTTCAAAATTATATTAAAAGTGAAATTATATCTAAACCAGAGGATGGCAAAAAAAGAGGATACACTAAACTTCATCTAGCTCAATTAGTACTTTTAAGTTATATGAGACCAATACTTACAACAGATGAGATAAGTAAGGTTTTTAGACTGGCTTTTAATGAGATTAATGACAGAAGTGACGATATAATATCTTGGGAAAGGGCATATAAAATATTCTCTAAAATCCAAGAAGAAAGTTTTTCAGATTTTTTATCTAAAGATTATTTTAAAGAAGAAGAGTTTAATGAAATAATAAGCGAATTAAAGTTGAAAAATACAGATGAAGAAAGAATACTAGTATTTTTAGTAGTAATGACGCTAATAGCACAAGCTAGTGCTATTAAGAAATTAGTACAAAAAATAGTTGATGTATATAAAGAAGAACAATCTGAGAATCAGGAATAA
- a CDS encoding YvrJ family protein, translating into MESIVNLIGNLGFPIAISLYLLIRIEGKLENLTQSINNLSNVINKKPIG; encoded by the coding sequence GTGGAGTCTATAGTTAACCTAATAGGGAATTTAGGATTTCCTATAGCCATAAGCTTATATCTTTTAATAAGAATAGAAGGCAAGCTTGAAAATCTTACTCAGAGTATAAATAATCTTTCTAATGTAATAAACAAAAAACCGATTGGTTAG